One genomic segment of Intestinimonas butyriciproducens includes these proteins:
- a CDS encoding phage tail sheath family protein, whose translation MGTYKHGVYTSEQATSMSAPITGTAGLQVIVGTAPVNMLDNPAEAVNVPLLVNNYKEAVAAVGYDKDFAKFTLCEAISANFSVVGSGPLVLINVLDPAKHTADISSTTVPVNAGVAVLDVVGVIPGELTVKKESTTLEKDKDYTVAFNDDGTANIVLISGGAGEQAATLTVTGKKIDPSKVTAADIVGGVDVSTGKETGLEVVRQIYPKLSMTPGILIAPRFSEDATVAAALQAKTREINGVFGAVCIVDINTGENGATKYTDVKTAKEKQAVSSPSAYAVWPYAKVGKVVYSGSALAAALTAYTDAVNDDTPNVSPSNKALAVSAACLPDGTEVVLDQEQANTINSFGVATFLNMNGFRLWGNNTAAYPGNSDPKDRWFSVRRFLTWAANSFILTYFQRVDSPANKRLIEAIVDSENVRGNGFVARGVCARYEIVFNEDENPTTDLLNGKLTFHQYITPYTPAENIEDIIEFDPNALSAALN comes from the coding sequence ATGGGCACTTACAAGCATGGTGTTTACACCAGCGAGCAGGCCACCAGCATGAGCGCACCGATCACCGGCACCGCCGGTCTGCAGGTCATTGTGGGCACCGCCCCTGTGAATATGCTGGACAACCCCGCCGAGGCGGTCAATGTGCCGCTGCTGGTGAATAACTACAAGGAAGCCGTGGCCGCTGTCGGCTACGACAAGGACTTCGCCAAGTTCACTCTTTGCGAAGCTATCAGCGCCAATTTCAGCGTGGTAGGCTCCGGCCCTCTGGTGCTGATCAATGTGCTTGACCCGGCCAAGCACACGGCTGACATCAGCAGCACCACCGTTCCCGTCAATGCCGGTGTGGCGGTGCTGGATGTGGTGGGCGTTATCCCCGGCGAGCTGACCGTGAAAAAGGAAAGCACTACGCTGGAAAAGGATAAGGACTACACCGTGGCTTTCAACGACGACGGCACCGCCAATATCGTGCTGATCTCCGGCGGCGCTGGCGAACAGGCCGCCACCCTGACCGTGACCGGCAAGAAGATCGACCCCAGCAAGGTTACCGCTGCCGACATTGTGGGCGGCGTGGATGTGTCCACCGGCAAGGAGACCGGCCTTGAAGTGGTGAGACAGATCTATCCCAAGCTGTCCATGACCCCCGGCATCCTGATCGCGCCCCGCTTTTCCGAGGATGCCACCGTGGCCGCCGCTCTGCAGGCAAAGACCCGCGAGATCAACGGCGTGTTCGGCGCGGTGTGCATCGTGGACATCAACACCGGCGAGAACGGCGCGACTAAGTATACCGATGTGAAAACCGCCAAGGAGAAGCAGGCTGTCAGCTCCCCCAGCGCCTATGCCGTCTGGCCCTATGCCAAGGTGGGCAAGGTCGTTTACAGCGGCTCCGCTCTGGCTGCCGCCCTCACGGCCTACACGGATGCCGTCAACGACGACACCCCCAATGTCAGCCCCTCCAACAAGGCGCTGGCGGTGTCCGCTGCCTGCCTGCCGGACGGCACCGAAGTTGTTCTCGATCAGGAGCAGGCCAACACCATCAACAGCTTTGGCGTGGCTACTTTCCTGAACATGAACGGCTTCCGTCTGTGGGGCAACAACACCGCTGCCTATCCGGGCAACAGCGACCCGAAAGATCGCTGGTTCAGCGTGCGCCGTTTCCTGACTTGGGCGGCCAACAGCTTCATCCTGACCTACTTCCAGCGGGTGGACAGCCCCGCCAACAAGCGGCTGATCGAGGCCATTGTGGACAGCGAGAATGTCCGTGGCAACGGCTTTGTCGCCCGTGGTGTGTGCGCCCGGTATGAGATCGTTTTCAACGAGGACGAGAACCCCACCACTGATCTGCTGAACGGAAAGTTGACTTTCCATCAGTACATCACCCCTTACACCCCGGCGGAAAACATTGAGGACATCATCGAGTTTGACCCCAATGCCCTCTCTGCCGCGCTGAACTGA
- a CDS encoding major capsid protein, with product MPNEVNIYTPRYLAEVVRQAPPVHTFFRDTFFTNRKNFVTERVDIDIKKGGRRMAAFVHPRVGGKVLKSSGYQTESYKPPLVNPYTISTADQLMTRLPGEDIYSGMTPAQRAAQKLMDEYNDLNDATTRREEWMAVQAITTGQIPIVGDGVDEVIDFGFTNKVTLSGTARWGQSAAKILDNLDEWESRVLVNGFTNVDMVIMGKEALKLFLADEDVQKKLDNRRVEMGIIHPKDLPNGVRYIAHLNKPNVDIYEYREVYLDDWTDPENEETKPLIPDKMVIMISSAANFMLGYGACTYIEDASGQWVTAQTDRVLRSYVEHHPDRRMIELQAHPLPIPDKADSWLVATVC from the coding sequence ATGCCCAATGAAGTGAACATCTACACTCCGCGCTATCTGGCGGAGGTCGTGCGTCAGGCTCCCCCTGTCCACACCTTTTTCCGTGATACCTTTTTCACCAACCGCAAGAACTTTGTCACCGAGCGGGTGGACATCGACATCAAGAAAGGCGGCCGCCGCATGGCAGCCTTTGTCCACCCCCGCGTCGGCGGCAAGGTGCTGAAATCCAGCGGCTACCAGACCGAGAGCTACAAGCCCCCTCTGGTCAATCCCTACACCATAAGCACCGCTGACCAGCTTATGACCCGCCTGCCCGGCGAGGACATTTACAGCGGCATGACCCCCGCCCAGCGGGCCGCGCAGAAGCTCATGGACGAGTACAACGACCTGAACGATGCGACCACGCGCCGGGAGGAATGGATGGCTGTTCAGGCCATCACCACCGGCCAGATTCCCATTGTGGGCGACGGCGTGGATGAAGTGATCGACTTCGGTTTCACCAACAAGGTCACGCTGTCCGGCACCGCCCGCTGGGGCCAGAGCGCCGCCAAAATCCTTGACAATCTGGACGAGTGGGAGAGCCGGGTGCTGGTCAACGGCTTTACCAATGTGGACATGGTTATCATGGGCAAGGAGGCTCTGAAACTGTTCCTCGCGGACGAGGATGTGCAGAAGAAGCTGGACAATCGCCGCGTGGAAATGGGCATCATCCATCCCAAGGATTTGCCCAACGGCGTGCGTTACATCGCCCACCTGAACAAGCCCAATGTGGACATCTACGAATATCGGGAAGTCTATCTGGATGATTGGACTGACCCGGAGAACGAGGAAACCAAGCCTCTTATCCCCGATAAGATGGTCATTATGATTTCCTCTGCGGCCAACTTCATGCTGGGCTACGGCGCTTGCACCTACATCGAGGATGCCAGCGGCCAGTGGGTGACGGCACAGACTGACCGCGTTCTGCGCAGCTATGTGGAGCATCACCCTGACCGCCGCATGATCGAGCTGCAGGCTCACCCCCTGCCCATCCCCGACAAGGCGGATAGCTGGCTGGTAGCCACCGTCTGCTGA
- a CDS encoding tail protein X, which produces MAYTTKSGDTWDMIAKEVYGDEYHADVLMAANPQHIDTFIFGSGVVLATPELEEERDGLQPPWKFEASL; this is translated from the coding sequence ATGGCATACACGACCAAGAGCGGCGATACATGGGACATGATCGCCAAGGAAGTATACGGGGACGAATACCACGCGGATGTGCTTATGGCCGCGAATCCGCAGCACATCGACACATTCATCTTTGGCTCCGGGGTGGTGCTTGCCACCCCGGAACTGGAAGAAGAACGGGACGGACTGCAGCCCCCATGGAAGTTTGAGGCGAGCTTATGA
- a CDS encoding phage late control D family protein gives MRKGRSVSLEVFYINANLAQAAAQSGSTQAAAQGTATVAGQTVTLNNAPLYASSTTNKPSAHKTGVYYLYDSAVINGRRRITNLLSRVGKKPVGQNVTGWVNDADCKGITSAGAAESKTAAAKKTGTDIAEYVESLTYVDSAADNSDSVDITLDAQDGKWLRGWMPNKGATLSPRIVGRDWDSTGDTRAIHCGLFVLDDISFSDAPTTLQIGGVSKPSNTDFSELEREYVWKNTSIKRIASTIAARYGLQFAFDADDYDIESDEQDGTDSSYLNELCKNYGLILKVYASRLWIYDRERYKEKRAAVTVDRTQIKPGSFSYRTTLFGTYTGGYFDYTDPDKDCDISCSVGGGTHTKSVNRRASSVYDASVQLCAEINNANHGQIKIRFTMPGAWHISAAMNILLTGYGDGENGGLNGKYFVDKVTHKVSRGGYETQIEASAVRPGFHHWDVGGKIEYQKTAAESKENYSSTYETTSPAANAASAAAGAVAGAAVTLNKAPLYVSSTATNKAGTKSGTYYFYDGILINGRYRITNSAARCGKLPVGQNVTGWVPASYCGGGSAGNGTR, from the coding sequence ATGAGGAAAGGCAGAAGCGTATCTCTGGAAGTTTTCTACATCAACGCCAATTTAGCGCAGGCGGCGGCACAGAGCGGTTCGACGCAGGCGGCAGCGCAGGGCACGGCGACAGTGGCCGGGCAGACGGTGACGCTGAACAATGCGCCGCTGTATGCGTCCAGCACTACCAATAAGCCGTCTGCCCACAAAACGGGCGTGTACTATCTCTACGACAGCGCTGTGATCAACGGCAGACGCAGGATCACCAACCTTTTGTCGCGGGTGGGTAAAAAGCCTGTCGGACAGAATGTGACCGGGTGGGTAAACGATGCTGACTGCAAAGGCATTACCTCTGCTGGTGCGGCAGAGAGCAAGACCGCTGCCGCAAAGAAAACCGGCACCGACATCGCGGAGTATGTGGAGAGCCTGACCTATGTTGACAGCGCGGCAGACAACAGCGACAGCGTAGACATTACGCTGGATGCGCAGGATGGAAAGTGGCTGCGGGGCTGGATGCCAAACAAGGGGGCTACCCTTTCTCCACGCATCGTCGGGCGGGACTGGGACAGCACCGGGGACACACGCGCCATCCACTGCGGGCTGTTCGTACTGGACGACATCTCGTTTTCGGACGCGCCGACAACTTTGCAGATCGGCGGCGTGAGCAAGCCCAGCAACACCGATTTCTCGGAGTTGGAGCGGGAATATGTGTGGAAAAACACATCCATTAAGCGCATAGCCAGCACCATAGCCGCCCGGTACGGCCTGCAATTCGCTTTCGATGCCGACGACTACGACATCGAAAGCGACGAACAGGACGGCACCGACAGCAGCTATCTCAATGAGCTGTGCAAGAATTACGGCCTGATCTTGAAAGTTTACGCATCCCGGCTGTGGATATATGACCGGGAGCGCTACAAGGAAAAGCGGGCTGCCGTCACCGTTGACCGCACGCAGATCAAGCCGGGCAGCTTTTCGTATCGAACGACGCTGTTTGGCACCTACACCGGCGGATATTTCGACTACACCGACCCGGACAAGGACTGCGATATTTCCTGCAGCGTCGGCGGCGGCACCCACACCAAGAGCGTGAACCGCAGGGCTTCCAGCGTCTACGATGCGAGCGTGCAGCTCTGCGCCGAGATCAACAACGCCAACCACGGGCAAATCAAGATCAGATTCACCATGCCGGGCGCGTGGCACATCAGCGCAGCCATGAACATTCTCCTGACCGGCTACGGAGACGGGGAAAACGGCGGGCTGAACGGGAAATACTTTGTGGACAAAGTGACCCACAAGGTCAGCCGAGGCGGATATGAAACGCAGATCGAGGCCAGCGCCGTGCGTCCGGGATTCCATCACTGGGATGTGGGCGGCAAGATCGAATATCAGAAAACGGCGGCGGAAAGCAAGGAGAATTACAGCAGCACCTATGAAACCACCAGCCCGGCGGCAAATGCCGCCAGCGCGGCGGCGGGTGCTGTTGCCGGGGCGGCGGTCACACTGAACAAAGCCCCGCTCTATGTTTCCAGCACCGCGACCAACAAGGCGGGCACAAAGAGCGGCACTTATTACTTCTATGACGGCATCCTGATAAACGGGCGGTATCGCATTACCAACAGCGCCGCCCGGTGCGGGAAGCTGCCTGTGGGGCAGAATGTGACCGGCTGGGTGCCTGCCAGTTATTGCGGCGGAGGCAGCGCCGGGAACGGGACAAGGTAA
- a CDS encoding phage tail assembly protein, which yields MAQEKKVEAAENIAAEAEQTATEREGVITLNTPYLFEGKEYSEIDMGRLKELTIQDAVDAQRELFNEQEVAASLLCETTTAFARKLAVRATGLPVEFFKLAPRRVSRRVTGTVMAFIRADDGMTINHVMKLNQPYQFKGKTYTEVDLNGIADLNSLHESEAENRIVRAGFMVTDTAFNYLFACELASMATGLPEEFFTGLPLDEVLKVKNAVNDAGFFE from the coding sequence ATGGCACAGGAAAAGAAAGTGGAAGCGGCTGAAAACATCGCCGCCGAGGCGGAGCAGACTGCGACGGAGCGGGAGGGCGTTATCACGCTGAACACTCCCTATCTCTTTGAGGGCAAGGAATACAGCGAGATCGACATGGGGCGGCTGAAAGAGCTGACCATTCAGGACGCGGTGGACGCGCAGCGGGAGCTTTTCAACGAGCAGGAGGTAGCGGCCTCGCTGCTTTGCGAAACCACTACCGCGTTTGCCCGCAAGCTGGCTGTCCGTGCCACGGGGCTGCCCGTTGAGTTCTTCAAGCTGGCACCGCGCCGGGTGAGCAGACGGGTGACGGGAACCGTGATGGCGTTCATCCGGGCAGACGACGGCATGACGATCAACCATGTGATGAAGCTGAACCAGCCGTATCAGTTCAAGGGCAAGACCTATACCGAAGTTGACCTGAATGGTATTGCCGACCTGAACAGCCTGCACGAAAGCGAGGCGGAAAACCGCATTGTGCGGGCGGGCTTCATGGTGACAGATACCGCTTTCAACTACCTGTTTGCCTGTGAGCTGGCGAGCATGGCAACGGGGCTGCCGGAGGAATTTTTCACCGGCCTGCCTTTGGATGAAGTGCTCAAAGTCAAGAACGCGGTAAACGACGCGGGTTTTTTCGAGTAA
- a CDS encoding phage major tail tube protein translates to MISNNYIPEKINDYNVYLDGTKMIGVAASATLPEVNMKTSTVSGVGVNGELDSPTIGQFESMEQEIQFNTLYSSAMDMLNPLSVVNLTFRAAQQVYDKTGGYAFKGLRVVEMGRVKKLNPGKVEKGEAMEATVTIELTYLMIEVDGNQLLEVDKLNGVYKVNGVDMLAGVKSLI, encoded by the coding sequence ATGATTTCCAATAACTACATCCCCGAAAAGATCAACGACTACAATGTTTACCTCGACGGCACGAAGATGATCGGCGTGGCCGCTTCCGCCACGCTGCCGGAGGTCAACATGAAAACCAGCACCGTTTCCGGCGTGGGTGTCAACGGCGAGCTGGACAGCCCCACCATTGGACAGTTTGAGAGCATGGAGCAGGAAATCCAGTTCAACACGCTGTATTCCTCCGCCATGGATATGCTCAACCCCCTGTCTGTGGTCAATCTGACTTTCCGCGCCGCCCAGCAGGTCTACGATAAGACCGGCGGCTATGCCTTTAAGGGCCTGCGCGTGGTGGAAATGGGCCGCGTGAAAAAGCTGAACCCCGGCAAGGTGGAAAAGGGCGAGGCGATGGAAGCGACCGTTACCATCGAGCTTACCTACCTGATGATCGAAGTGGACGGCAACCAGCTTCTCGAAGTCGATAAGCTGAACGGCGTTTACAAGGTCAACGGCGTGGATATGCTGGCAGGCGTGAAAAGCCTGATCTGA
- a CDS encoding head maturation protease, ClpP-related, translating to MPKKFWQFRNMAGGSAELLLYGDIADSSWWGDEVTPKQFADDLNALGAVSRITVRINSGGGDVFAAQAIGNLLEQHAAEVVAHIDGLCASAATIVACHCNKVEAAADSTYMVHPVRMGICDYVDAVTMQQYIDALTTIRDNIVTLYAKKTCKPKDEVAAWMDATSWWTGEQAKANGFVDELVGEENTVVENRGGVLFVNSIDMHLPFDKAPKFVQDSLAADPAASSFVNNGPAGVPENTTCHKEVTEMANEIKTVDDLRSAYPTLVDQIEQAAEKRAEDAERQRIRDIEEMALPGSEAVTNEAKFTKPISASDYAMAMVKNAKTKGATYLAGAANDAAGSGVDGVGNQPTPTGGNDEFMDAIKGLGKK from the coding sequence ATGCCTAAAAAGTTTTGGCAATTTCGCAACATGGCCGGAGGCAGCGCGGAGCTGCTGCTTTACGGCGACATTGCAGACAGCAGTTGGTGGGGCGATGAAGTGACCCCGAAGCAGTTTGCGGACGATCTGAACGCGCTGGGCGCGGTGAGCCGCATTACGGTGCGCATCAACAGCGGCGGCGGTGATGTATTCGCCGCGCAGGCCATCGGCAATCTGCTGGAACAGCACGCGGCGGAGGTAGTGGCCCACATTGACGGCCTGTGCGCCAGCGCCGCTACCATCGTTGCCTGCCATTGCAACAAGGTCGAGGCGGCGGCGGACAGCACCTACATGGTGCATCCCGTGCGGATGGGCATTTGCGATTATGTGGATGCCGTGACCATGCAGCAGTACATTGACGCGCTGACCACCATCCGGGATAACATCGTGACCCTCTACGCCAAAAAGACCTGCAAGCCCAAAGACGAGGTTGCCGCATGGATGGATGCGACGAGCTGGTGGACGGGCGAGCAGGCCAAGGCAAACGGCTTTGTGGACGAGCTGGTGGGCGAAGAAAATACCGTCGTGGAAAATCGCGGCGGCGTGCTGTTCGTCAACAGCATTGACATGCACCTGCCTTTTGATAAGGCACCCAAATTCGTACAGGACAGCTTGGCAGCAGACCCCGCCGCCAGCAGTTTTGTAAATAACGGCCCGGCAGGCGTGCCGGAGAACACAACTTGCCATAAGGAGGTAACAGAAATGGCAAACGAAATCAAGACCGTGGACGATCTGCGCAGCGCATATCCCACGCTGGTAGACCAGATCGAGCAGGCGGCGGAAAAGCGGGCGGAGGACGCAGAGCGCCAGCGTATCCGCGACATCGAGGAAATGGCCCTGCCCGGCAGCGAGGCAGTGACCAATGAGGCCAAGTTCACCAAGCCCATCAGCGCCAGCGACTACGCTATGGCTATGGTGAAGAACGCCAAGACCAAGGGCGCTACCTATCTGGCGGGCGCAGCCAACGACGCGGCGGGCAGCGGCGTTGACGGCGTAGGAAATCAGCCCACCCCCACCGGCGGAAATGACGAGTTCATGGATGCCATCAAGGGTCTGGGCAAGAAGTAA
- a CDS encoding phage tail tape measure protein: MAGDKTLKLSIWIAGHMDKSLTAAISSANGQISSLSQNMSRMGTVGLAAMGALAAGTVVALGKCTKEAESFEKSMADVVKYVDGLADKTGKISNNIWGAADGGNGRTFQQNYKEMSNALLDLSTQIPMTAEDLTKLAAAAGQSGKSMSDLIAYDSNGNIGGFLKDVAMVGTAMDITADQAGNWAAKWEKSLNMTHEQVMVLFDQINYLGANSATTAAEIAEVVNSAASLGDIAGMDAASTAALADAMLAMGVDSSVASTSISRMLVNMSKGESATKKQKEAWAELGLTASGVARAMQTDATGTMLDVLERIGNMDASRQVATLNTLFGQWAIKGAAKLTGNLSTFTDALKMVSDPALYGGSMEREFIIKASTSDAIDTMMKNSFDALKIDIGTQFLPVKKEFSLMMIDTMNGLRKNMPELTALATSAAKLLSNGVASAGEALKTAMPYIQQALDYLVNNGDKVIKVIEGIGAAFLGMKFAPQIEGAARGIGTLLTGKGGMGSLFAGGAGQEKGRKLGGLLGGVKNLFTGGQSAAAAGAGAISAFSGAAGSNGLRATLGATLSSLISGNGLRGTTGLLQTAAGTPGLLSGYQSIGSILGGTRAGQYLGGIGSSLGNLGSVIGGTKPGQFLGGLLNKAGGFIGGKAAAAKSGIGGLLSAATLPLRKGIAGIGASAIINGNILANSKGGQLAGGLLRGSAGLMGSIWGPIAGGFGSLLAGAAPVVGAISGIIAVVSILGDHLEDIRGIVGNVFGEKGLVIFDTFTDKIKGVGQFISGLFQEGGVANALAPLREMFSGALGKGGLLSTIFGGQENGLAAFDGVVQIIQSVMGVVGQLVSFSVNTVQPIIERAFTFITQTVLPTIVTMFASAAPTIASIISGIGSAVMTGMQLIGSAIQTAMPIIEAIIQIILNIGSVAIPAVLSAFSVFAQGISALMANIKGIFDGLISFITGVFTGNWQQAWDGIKQVFGNAFDALVTLCKTPINAVISLINSAISGINKLGLTIPDWVPLIGGKSFSINIPEIPMLARGGFTAGPSIAGEAGREAVISFKSSERARNISLWEQAGRMLGVNAVKLDEIERDDQGWGAYPGGESMTFAPQIIIQGNADASVMEQAIAEMRSQFEEWYEQMQHRRMRTAY; this comes from the coding sequence ATGGCGGGCGATAAAACGCTAAAATTAAGCATCTGGATTGCCGGGCACATGGACAAGAGCCTGACGGCGGCCATCAGCTCGGCAAATGGACAGATCAGCAGCCTTTCCCAGAATATGAGCCGCATGGGCACGGTTGGCCTTGCGGCGATGGGCGCGCTGGCGGCGGGAACTGTTGTTGCGCTGGGCAAATGCACAAAAGAGGCGGAGAGCTTCGAGAAAAGCATGGCCGATGTTGTCAAATATGTTGACGGCCTCGCCGACAAAACCGGCAAGATCAGCAACAACATTTGGGGCGCTGCGGACGGCGGAAACGGGCGGACATTCCAGCAGAACTACAAAGAAATGTCCAATGCCCTGCTTGACCTCTCCACCCAAATTCCCATGACGGCGGAGGACTTAACCAAGCTGGCCGCTGCCGCCGGTCAGTCCGGCAAGAGTATGAGCGATCTGATTGCCTATGACAGCAACGGCAATATCGGCGGTTTCCTGAAAGATGTTGCCATGGTCGGCACGGCTATGGACATCACCGCAGATCAGGCCGGTAACTGGGCGGCCAAATGGGAAAAATCTCTGAACATGACCCATGAGCAGGTCATGGTGCTGTTTGACCAGATCAACTACTTAGGCGCGAACAGCGCTACCACGGCGGCGGAGATCGCCGAAGTCGTGAACAGCGCGGCATCCCTCGGCGACATCGCAGGCATGGACGCAGCATCCACCGCAGCGCTGGCAGACGCTATGCTGGCGATGGGCGTTGATTCCAGCGTGGCAAGCACCAGCATCAGCCGTATGCTGGTCAATATGTCCAAGGGCGAGAGCGCCACCAAAAAGCAGAAAGAGGCATGGGCGGAGCTGGGGCTTACCGCCTCCGGCGTGGCAAGGGCCATGCAGACCGATGCGACCGGCACGATGCTGGATGTGCTGGAAAGAATCGGCAACATGGATGCTTCCCGGCAGGTAGCGACCTTGAATACCCTGTTTGGACAGTGGGCCATCAAGGGCGCGGCCAAGCTGACCGGCAACCTATCCACATTTACGGACGCGCTGAAAATGGTGTCCGACCCCGCCCTTTACGGCGGCAGCATGGAGCGAGAATTTATCATCAAGGCGAGCACCAGCGACGCTATCGACACGATGATGAAAAACTCCTTTGATGCTTTGAAAATCGACATCGGAACGCAATTCCTGCCGGTCAAAAAAGAGTTCTCTCTTATGATGATCGACACGATGAACGGACTACGGAAGAATATGCCGGAGCTTACCGCGCTGGCGACCTCGGCGGCAAAGCTGCTTTCAAACGGGGTGGCATCGGCGGGAGAAGCGCTGAAAACCGCCATGCCCTACATCCAGCAGGCGCTTGATTATCTGGTCAACAACGGCGACAAGGTAATCAAGGTCATTGAGGGTATCGGCGCGGCTTTCCTCGGCATGAAATTCGCCCCGCAGATCGAGGGCGCGGCGCGCGGCATCGGAACCCTGTTGACCGGCAAAGGCGGCATGGGAAGCCTGTTTGCGGGCGGTGCCGGGCAGGAAAAGGGGCGGAAGCTGGGCGGCCTGCTGGGCGGTGTGAAAAACCTCTTTACCGGCGGGCAGAGCGCGGCGGCGGCAGGAGCGGGAGCGATCTCCGCTTTCTCCGGCGCGGCGGGCAGTAATGGCCTGCGGGCCACACTGGGCGCTACGCTGTCCAGCCTGATTTCCGGCAATGGCCTCCGTGGCACTACCGGCCTGCTTCAAACGGCGGCGGGTACACCGGGGCTGCTTTCGGGCTATCAGAGTATCGGAAGTATTCTGGGTGGCACGCGAGCGGGACAATACCTCGGCGGCATCGGGTCGTCTTTGGGCAATCTGGGCAGCGTGATCGGAGGCACGAAACCGGGACAGTTCTTGGGCGGGCTGCTGAACAAAGCTGGCGGGTTCATCGGCGGCAAGGCGGCGGCAGCCAAGAGCGGCATCGGCGGCCTTTTGAGCGCGGCGACGCTTCCGCTCCGCAAGGGTATCGCTGGCATCGGCGCGAGCGCCATCATCAACGGCAATATCCTCGCCAATTCCAAAGGCGGGCAACTGGCGGGCGGATTGCTGCGCGGCAGTGCCGGTTTGATGGGAAGCATCTGGGGGCCTATCGCGGGAGGCTTCGGAAGCCTGCTTGCGGGCGCGGCTCCCGTGGTGGGCGCGATCAGCGGCATCATTGCCGTGGTAAGCATCCTCGGCGACCATCTGGAAGATATACGGGGCATCGTCGGCAATGTGTTCGGGGAAAAGGGCCTTGTGATATTCGACACATTCACCGACAAGATCAAGGGCGTTGGTCAGTTCATATCCGGGCTGTTCCAAGAGGGCGGCGTGGCAAACGCGCTGGCACCGCTGCGGGAAATGTTTTCCGGGGCGCTGGGCAAGGGCGGATTGCTGTCTACCATCTTCGGCGGGCAGGAGAATGGCCTTGCCGCCTTTGACGGCGTGGTGCAGATCATCCAGTCCGTCATGGGCGTTGTCGGCCAGCTCGTTTCTTTCTCGGTAAACACCGTACAGCCCATCATTGAGCGGGCGTTTACATTCATCACACAAACCGTGCTGCCCACCATCGTGACCATGTTCGCGTCGGCGGCACCGACCATCGCCAGCATTATTTCCGGCATCGGCTCTGCGGTTATGACCGGGATGCAGCTCATTGGCTCTGCCATTCAGACGGCCATGCCCATCATCGAGGCTATCATCCAGATCATCCTCAACATCGGCAGCGTCGCCATCCCGGCAGTGCTGTCCGCGTTCTCGGTATTCGCACAGGGCATCAGCGCCCTTATGGCGAATATCAAGGGCATCTTTGACGGCCTGATCTCCTTTATCACCGGCGTGTTCACGGGCAACTGGCAGCAGGCGTGGGACGGCATCAAGCAGGTGTTCGGCAACGCTTTCGACGCGCTGGTGACGCTGTGCAAAACTCCCATTAACGCGGTGATCTCCCTTATCAACTCCGCTATTTCCGGCATCAATAAGCTGGGCTTGACTATCCCGGACTGGGTGCCGCTGATCGGCGGCAAATCGTTCTCCATCAATATCCCGGAAATCCCCATGCTTGCCCGGGGCGGCTTTACTGCCGGGCCGAGTATCGCGGGCGAAGCCGGGCGCGAGGCGGTTATCAGCTTCAAATCCAGCGAGCGGGCGCGCAATATCTCCCTGTGGGAGCAGGCGGGCCGTATGCTGGGCGTGAACGCTGTGAAGCTGGACGAGATCGAGCGGGACGATCAGGGCTGGGGCGCATACCCCGGCGGCGAGAGCATGACCTTTGCGCCGCAGATCATCATTCAGGGCAATGCGGATGCCTCTGTCATGGAGCAGGCCATCGCGGAAATGCGCAGCCAGTTTGAGGAATGGTATGAGCAGATGCAGCACCGCAGGATGCGGACGGCCTATTGA